The Bacteroidota bacterium genome window below encodes:
- the dnaE gene encoding DNA polymerase III subunit alpha, whose protein sequence is MAQEFVHLHNHTHYSLLDAISTVDGLVNAAVENNMKAVALTDHGVMYGVMDFYKKARKKGIKPIIGCEVYVAQAATRFDKIKKNVVRSHSEDEPAENSDGLTSSSINYAHLILLAKDEVGYRNLIKLCSIGHTEGYYYKPRIDLEVLNKYREGLVCTTACAGGVISCYITRGDMETARKMTGIYKDIFGEDFYLEIQDHQMKNDAERKVMAAMPKLAKEFGLKLIATNDVHYIKKEDAVAHNIYLHLSAKQSKNANAIDLTRDFKYGTDQIYFKSTKEMTDIFRDFPEAITSTLEVTEKCNLVLDTSKNHMPRYPIPKEEKVQTLDDYLEKLSFEGIKKRKPDFDKAYIDRINYELNVIKNMDFSGYFLIVQDFINTARERGILVGPGRGSCAGSLVCYAVGITDVDPLEYGLFFERFLNPERISMPDIDIDFQDDRRDEVIQYAKEKYGDNSVAQIVTFNRLAPRGVLKDVGRVLNVPYNEINELTKSIPIIFGKVKKLSECMEEVPDFKKYFETGTAEQKAARKKLYDYSRTLENLNKNSSLHASGIVIAPSDITDYVPLAKVTGEDNLFCTQYDMKLLEDAGMIKIDFLGLKELKIIGKILALVNEKYNLELTTAKIPLDDPKTYELFSAGSTIGIFQFSKSKMREYLSKLKPKNINDLAAMNALYRPGPMKLIPDFIDKRHGKKPITYLHPILENSLQETYGIIVYQEQVMQIAREFAGFSMAEADNMRKAMGKKDKEIMKDVKAKFVKGSLEKKMSKKIAEELFKLMEDFADYGFNKSHGVAYSILAFYTAYLKAHFPLEFLSVSMECRKDDEVELQLFANECKKMKVDLKQPDVNLSFMDFSINYNKTDKYVGEIRYGLSALKNVGEKAAINIVNERKENGEYKSFVDFLIRVDLRLVNKKTIESLIHAGAFDSMEPNRNKLYLNSEAAAIYAGRHKNDADVIGQESMFGAELTQPDGYRWREFEEYSDAEKFNKEKLALGFYLTGHPLAKYEKEINQYVDLRFGDEVAEIDFTKVQKVRMAGVVSGVDVKLSKKGKRFVVFTLVDFTGDGECVAFSDLFEAKSYLFQNEALVIVEGKPEENGDKIKLTIEKIYPIESLHEICSKNMMLILDEKTFDSSKLEKIHELVDANEGNCNVFFQIKNNGSSKILRARYNRVRPHSELISNLKQIVGADNLKLN, encoded by the coding sequence ATGGCACAGGAATTTGTTCACCTACATAATCACACTCACTACTCACTTTTAGATGCTATTTCCACTGTTGACGGATTAGTAAATGCCGCAGTAGAAAATAATATGAAAGCCGTCGCTCTTACTGACCATGGCGTTATGTACGGAGTAATGGATTTTTATAAAAAAGCACGCAAGAAGGGCATCAAGCCTATTATTGGCTGCGAAGTTTATGTTGCGCAAGCAGCTACAAGATTTGATAAGATTAAAAAGAATGTTGTAAGAAGTCACTCTGAAGATGAACCTGCGGAAAACTCTGACGGATTAACTTCTTCAAGCATAAATTACGCTCACCTTATACTTCTGGCAAAAGACGAAGTTGGGTATAGGAATTTAATAAAGCTTTGTTCAATCGGGCATACTGAAGGATATTATTATAAGCCGAGAATTGATTTAGAAGTTCTTAATAAATACCGGGAAGGACTTGTATGTACAACTGCATGTGCAGGCGGTGTAATTTCCTGCTATATTACACGCGGTGACATGGAAACAGCCCGCAAGATGACAGGCATATATAAAGATATTTTCGGAGAAGATTTTTACCTGGAGATACAGGACCATCAGATGAAAAATGATGCCGAACGAAAAGTGATGGCTGCTATGCCAAAACTTGCTAAAGAGTTCGGATTAAAATTAATTGCTACGAATGATGTTCATTACATAAAAAAAGAAGACGCAGTTGCACATAATATATATCTCCATTTAAGCGCAAAGCAATCAAAGAATGCAAACGCAATAGATCTGACCAGAGATTTTAAATACGGCACTGACCAGATATATTTTAAATCTACAAAGGAAATGACGGATATATTCCGCGATTTTCCTGAAGCAATTACATCTACTTTAGAGGTTACTGAGAAGTGTAATCTTGTTCTTGATACTTCCAAGAACCACATGCCCCGCTACCCAATTCCCAAAGAGGAAAAGGTACAGACACTTGATGATTATTTGGAAAAGCTTTCTTTCGAAGGTATAAAAAAACGTAAACCTGATTTTGATAAGGCTTATATAGATCGTATTAATTACGAGCTGAATGTTATCAAGAATATGGATTTCTCGGGTTACTTTTTAATTGTGCAGGATTTTATTAATACGGCAAGAGAACGCGGAATATTAGTCGGACCCGGAAGAGGAAGCTGCGCAGGAAGTCTGGTCTGCTATGCAGTCGGTATTACAGACGTTGATCCACTTGAGTATGGACTATTCTTTGAAAGATTTTTAAATCCCGAAAGAATATCAATGCCCGATATTGACATTGATTTTCAGGACGATAGAAGAGATGAAGTTATACAATATGCAAAAGAAAAATATGGAGATAACTCCGTTGCTCAGATAGTAACATTCAACAGACTTGCGCCGAGAGGTGTATTAAAAGATGTTGGTCGTGTATTAAATGTTCCTTACAATGAAATTAACGAACTTACCAAATCTATTCCTATTATTTTCGGAAAAGTAAAAAAACTTTCCGAGTGTATGGAAGAAGTCCCTGATTTCAAAAAGTATTTTGAAACAGGAACAGCAGAACAAAAAGCTGCGAGAAAAAAACTTTACGATTATTCAAGAACTCTGGAGAACCTGAATAAAAATTCTTCTCTGCATGCTTCAGGAATTGTTATAGCTCCATCCGATATAACAGATTATGTTCCTTTGGCAAAAGTTACAGGTGAAGATAATCTTTTCTGTACACAGTATGATATGAAGCTGCTTGAAGATGCTGGTATGATTAAAATTGACTTCCTTGGATTAAAGGAGTTAAAAATCATAGGGAAAATTCTTGCTTTGGTAAATGAGAAGTACAATCTTGAATTAACTACAGCAAAAATTCCGCTTGATGATCCTAAAACTTATGAACTTTTTTCAGCTGGATCTACCATAGGTATTTTTCAGTTTTCAAAAAGCAAAATGAGAGAGTATCTTTCAAAGCTTAAACCAAAAAATATAAATGACCTGGCAGCGATGAATGCTTTGTATCGTCCGGGTCCTATGAAACTTATTCCCGATTTTATTGATAAACGTCACGGAAAAAAACCGATTACTTATCTTCACCCTATTCTTGAAAACTCGCTACAGGAAACATACGGAATTATTGTTTATCAGGAACAGGTAATGCAGATTGCGCGTGAGTTCGCAGGTTTCTCTATGGCAGAAGCCGACAATATGAGAAAAGCCATGGGTAAGAAAGATAAGGAAATCATGAAAGATGTTAAGGCGAAGTTTGTTAAGGGTTCGCTTGAAAAAAAGATGAGTAAGAAAATTGCCGAAGAGCTTTTCAAATTGATGGAAGACTTCGCCGATTATGGGTTTAATAAATCTCATGGAGTAGCTTATTCAATTCTTGCATTTTACACTGCATATCTTAAAGCTCATTTCCCATTGGAGTTTTTATCAGTTTCGATGGAATGCAGAAAAGATGATGAAGTTGAACTTCAGCTTTTTGCCAATGAATGCAAAAAGATGAAGGTGGATTTAAAACAGCCTGATGTAAATCTCAGCTTTATGGATTTCTCTATAAATTATAATAAGACAGATAAGTACGTAGGCGAAATAAGATACGGTTTAAGCGCTTTAAAAAATGTTGGTGAGAAAGCTGCAATAAATATTGTAAATGAGAGAAAAGAGAATGGTGAATATAAATCATTTGTGGATTTTCTAATAAGGGTTGATCTCCGCCTTGTAAATAAGAAAACAATTGAAAGCTTAATTCATGCCGGTGCTTTTGATTCTATGGAACCGAATAGAAACAAACTGTATCTCAATTCTGAAGCTGCAGCAATTTATGCAGGACGTCATAAAAATGATGCTGATGTTATTGGACAGGAATCTATGTTTGGAGCGGAGCTTACTCAGCCCGACGGATACAGATGGAGAGAGTTTGAAGAATACAGCGATGCCGAAAAATTCAACAAGGAAAAACTGGCTTTAGGATTCTATTTAACCGGTCATCCTTTAGCAAAATATGAGAAAGAAATAAATCAGTATGTTGATTTAAGATTCGGAGATGAAGTTGCTGAAATAGATTTCACAAAGGTTCAGAAAGTCCGTATGGCAGGTGTTGTAAGCGGAGTGGATGTAAAACTCTCCAAAAAAGGGAAACGTTTTGTTGTTTTCACTTTAGTAGATTTTACTGGTGACGGCGAATGTGTAGCATTTTCCGATTTGTTTGAGGCAAAGAGCTATTTATTCCAAAATGAAGCCTTAGTAATTGTTGAAGGTAAGCCTGAGGAAAACGGTGACAAAATCAAACTTACTATTGAAAAAATATATCCAATTGAGAGTCTTCATGAAATTTGTTCTAAAAATATGATGCTGATTTTAGATGAAAAAACTTTTGATTCATCCAAATTAGAAAAGATACATGAATTAGTAGATGCAAATGAAGGGAACTGTAATGTCTTTTTTCAGATTAAGAATAATGGAAGTTCAAAAATATTGAGGGCCCGGTATAACAGGGTAAGACCTCATTCGGAATTAATTTCCAACTTGAAACAAATTGTTGGAGCAGATAACTTAAAGCTAAATTAA
- a CDS encoding RNA polymerase sigma factor: protein MYRDTDLFLEHLRPHYNDAVKYCRALTYRISIDDAEDLFQQSVLKGLENFPKLKERDKFKSWFFKIITNEFINQTRKSFWKRYLPLDEKINHSKPPEIFEEIAKNETNNILYKALGMLNKKERTCILLFELAEFSIEEIKKIQGEMSLSAVKSRLSRARSKLKEHIIKMESTQEIRFTQTDIQNLGDLENETLKLISEFKHE from the coding sequence ATGTATCGCGATACAGACCTATTTCTTGAGCATTTACGTCCTCATTATAATGATGCAGTAAAATATTGCAGGGCATTAACGTATCGTATTTCTATTGACGATGCTGAAGATTTATTCCAGCAGTCGGTTTTGAAAGGGTTAGAAAACTTCCCGAAGCTCAAAGAAAGGGATAAATTTAAAAGCTGGTTCTTTAAGATAATCACGAACGAGTTTATAAATCAAACTAGGAAATCTTTCTGGAAGAGATACTTACCATTGGATGAAAAAATAAACCATTCAAAACCTCCCGAAATTTTCGAAGAGATTGCAAAAAATGAAACAAATAACATTCTATATAAAGCTTTGGGAATGTTAAACAAAAAAGAAAGGACTTGTATTCTTTTATTTGAACTTGCCGAATTTTCTATTGAAGAAATAAAGAAGATTCAGGGAGAAATGAGCTTATCCGCGGTGAAGTCAAGACTCAGCAGAGCAAGAAGCAAACTGAAAGAACACATAATTAAAATGGAATCGACTCAGGAAATACGTTTCACACAAACAGATATACAAAATTTAGGAGATTTAGAAAATGAAACTCTCAAACTCATTTCAGAATTCAAACATGAATAG
- a CDS encoding NAD-dependent deacylase has protein sequence MKKKLVVLTGAGISAESGISTFRDSGGLWEGYDVTEVASPSGWRNNKELVIDFYNQRRRQILKAEPNSAHIALASLEEKYDVTIITQNIDDLHERGGSSHIVHLHGEIKKARSTLDSNLIYDIEGSELVLGDKCEKGSQLRPHIVWFGEAVPMIEEAIRYCVKADIFLVVGTSMVVYPAASLIEFVPAESKKYVIDPSKPDIYYPPPNTTYIERKATDGMEELMKILTK, from the coding sequence GTGAAGAAGAAATTGGTTGTTCTTACAGGCGCAGGAATATCAGCTGAATCAGGAATTTCTACCTTCAGAGATTCCGGCGGCTTATGGGAAGGATATGATGTTACTGAAGTAGCTTCACCTTCCGGCTGGAGAAATAATAAAGAGTTAGTAATTGATTTCTATAATCAAAGAAGAAGACAAATCTTAAAAGCAGAACCAAATTCTGCTCATATCGCGCTAGCTTCACTTGAAGAAAAATATGATGTTACAATTATAACACAAAATATAGATGACCTGCATGAACGAGGCGGATCATCACATATAGTTCATTTACATGGCGAAATTAAAAAAGCACGCAGCACTTTAGATTCTAATTTAATATATGATATTGAAGGAAGTGAACTTGTACTGGGAGATAAATGTGAAAAAGGTTCTCAGCTTAGACCTCATATCGTCTGGTTTGGTGAGGCAGTACCTATGATAGAAGAAGCAATCAGATATTGTGTTAAGGCAGATATTTTTCTTGTTGTAGGAACATCAATGGTAGTTTACCCTGCGGCAAGTCTTATTGAATTTGTTCCGGCAGAATCGAAAAAATATGTTATTGACCCTAGCAAACCCGATATTTATTACCCACCGCCAAATACAACATACATTGAAAGGAAAGCTACGGATGGAATGGAAGAGCTTATGAAAATTTTAACCAAATAA
- a CDS encoding DUF1186 domain-containing protein, which yields MNKVDLNFPQLLSLYTNGMRIDQSVIQEILELPSKPLIEDLESIIKSSIEYFEFYKTRNLPEFKKCFPIHAIFLLSELKSESSLYIILAFLSRSKEFLNFWCGKYSKELVWESVYTLGNSSTKFLQKYLLSQINSEETNRVILKAISQIALHQPSRRNEIINWYSEVLKQIMSLSYADYHYPYDLAAIVVAGILDFKGVELFNEVRILFDAGKVNKFICGDIEDFTTELRIEKESDFKSKLFDIYERYDFILNTQMYYNKMEDLKEIFRYKRRTLVKN from the coding sequence ATGAACAAAGTTGATTTAAATTTTCCTCAGCTTTTATCCCTTTACACAAACGGAATGAGGATAGACCAAAGCGTAATTCAGGAAATTCTTGAGTTACCCAGTAAACCCCTCATTGAAGATTTAGAGTCAATAATCAAATCCTCGATTGAATATTTTGAGTTCTATAAAACAAGAAACCTTCCGGAGTTCAAAAAGTGCTTCCCGATTCATGCAATTTTTCTGCTGTCTGAGTTAAAATCTGAAAGCAGTCTTTATATAATACTTGCCTTTCTTTCACGTTCAAAGGAATTTCTTAATTTCTGGTGCGGGAAATATTCAAAAGAACTGGTTTGGGAATCAGTATATACACTGGGAAACAGCTCTACAAAATTTTTACAAAAATATCTTTTAAGCCAGATAAATTCAGAAGAGACTAACAGGGTAATACTAAAGGCAATATCACAAATTGCTCTGCATCAGCCGTCAAGAAGGAATGAAATAATAAATTGGTATAGTGAAGTCTTAAAGCAAATAATGAGTTTATCTTATGCAGATTATCATTATCCATATGATCTTGCAGCAATAGTTGTTGCAGGTATACTCGATTTCAAGGGAGTAGAACTTTTTAATGAAGTCAGAATATTATTTGATGCCGGGAAAGTTAATAAATTTATTTGCGGCGACATTGAAGATTTTACGACGGAGCTTAGAATAGAAAAAGAAAGTGATTTCAAAAGTAAATTGTTTGATATATATGAAAGATATGATTTTATATTAAATACACAGATGTACTATAATAAAATGGAAGATTTAAAAGAGATATTTCGTTATAAAAGAAGAACATTAGTTAAAAATTGA
- a CDS encoding cytochrome c, with the protein MDFLNEIVIPANETHLQVLRFVLFISLALFFPYMGATIGGTIFSVYFNRKGRNNRRTIYYRFACDILDKLIFSKGVGLGLGVIPVLSATFVYMQFMYETKTAVVGMMIASSILYYLGITLVYKYKANFDIEEIVDSLKEVIESDKHEGKIPEEVTEYESGLKQTKTTFGGWGLVCLFVASLFFIGGSTLIVNPTQWETASPIIYMFSGPVLVNFLFFICASLAFTGIAILFYFFGWQGGIKDRSDNYRAYVKKFAGSLAFYSTVILPVLFLCSFLTYHTHAFSSSLFIIGALALVSILLTANFLYALIRNSEIKYSGAMFYLMIVTFSLFSLKDVSAINGALKEQFHKVHILAEEYEKKHNKIEVKDTGISGEDIFNAKCSACHKFDTKLVGPPYKETLPKYNGNVKKVAAFVYNPVKMNPDYPAMPNQGLKPKEAEAVAQYILTKVKEYTK; encoded by the coding sequence ATGGATTTTCTTAACGAAATTGTAATACCGGCAAATGAAACTCACTTACAGGTATTAAGATTTGTTTTATTTATTTCACTTGCATTGTTCTTTCCTTATATGGGAGCAACAATCGGCGGAACGATTTTCTCTGTTTATTTCAACCGTAAAGGAAGAAATAACCGCAGAACAATTTACTATCGCTTTGCTTGTGATATCTTAGACAAACTGATATTCAGTAAAGGTGTCGGGCTCGGACTTGGAGTCATTCCTGTGCTTTCAGCAACATTTGTTTACATGCAGTTCATGTATGAAACAAAAACAGCAGTTGTAGGAATGATGATTGCATCATCAATTCTTTACTATCTGGGTATAACACTTGTGTATAAGTATAAAGCTAATTTTGATATTGAAGAAATAGTTGACTCATTAAAAGAAGTTATTGAAAGCGATAAACACGAAGGTAAAATTCCTGAAGAAGTAACTGAATATGAATCGGGTCTAAAACAAACAAAAACAACATTCGGTGGTTGGGGATTAGTCTGTTTGTTTGTAGCTTCATTATTTTTTATTGGAGGTTCAACTTTAATAGTTAATCCTACTCAATGGGAAACAGCTTCACCTATAATTTATATGTTCAGCGGTCCGGTTCTCGTTAATTTCTTATTCTTTATTTGCGCATCTTTGGCATTTACCGGAATAGCGATATTATTCTATTTCTTCGGATGGCAGGGTGGAATTAAGGACAGAAGCGATAATTATAGAGCATATGTAAAGAAATTTGCAGGTTCTTTAGCATTTTATTCTACTGTTATATTACCTGTTTTATTTCTGTGTAGTTTTCTAACTTATCACACTCACGCATTTTCGTCGTCTTTGTTCATAATAGGTGCTCTTGCATTAGTATCGATATTATTGACTGCTAATTTCTTGTACGCTCTTATAAGGAACTCAGAAATTAAATATTCCGGTGCAATGTTCTACTTAATGATTGTAACTTTTTCGTTATTTTCATTAAAAGATGTTTCAGCAATAAACGGAGCTTTAAAAGAGCAATTTCATAAAGTTCATATTTTAGCTGAAGAGTACGAAAAGAAACACAATAAAATAGAAGTAAAAGATACAGGCATAAGCGGTGAAGATATATTTAATGCTAAATGTTCTGCCTGTCATAAGTTTGATACAAAGTTAGTAGGTCCTCCTTATAAAGAGACCTTACCGAAATATAACGGCAATGTTAAAAAAGTAGCAGCTTTTGTTTACAATCCTGTTAAAATGAATCCCGATTATCCGGCAATGCCGAATCAGGGATTGAAACCAAAGGAAGCTGAAGCAGTAGCTCAGTACATTTTAACAAAAGTCAAAGAATATACAAAATAA
- a CDS encoding protoheme IX farnesyltransferase: MVSSSFRSTIKVISDLCKVKITFFVALTTALGFITGSYMLGADIIYPVVGIFLLACGASALNQVQESDSDILMDRTKSRPIPAGLILRRTALLVSLSIIILGSVVILLGSNIECLIVGLVTLFWYNGIYTPLKKVTPFAIIPGALVGALPPVAGWVASGADIANPNIWVLALYMFMWQIPHFWILVMIYGEDYEKGGYPTLKSKFSSEQLKKITFFWILPTVSVALLIPVSGMLNFNITSFVIFALSVWFIYESYKFLTSPAEKKNLLNTFVRINIYTLVIITSVSIDKLVKIL; encoded by the coding sequence TTGGTATCATCTTCATTCAGATCCACTATAAAAGTCATCAGTGACCTTTGCAAAGTGAAGATAACTTTCTTTGTTGCTCTTACAACTGCACTGGGATTTATTACCGGTTCCTACATGTTAGGTGCCGATATTATTTATCCGGTTGTTGGTATATTTCTTTTAGCATGTGGAGCTTCAGCTTTGAATCAGGTTCAGGAATCAGATTCAGATATCTTAATGGATAGAACAAAATCCCGTCCTATTCCTGCCGGATTAATTTTGAGAAGAACGGCATTACTTGTTTCTTTATCAATAATAATTTTAGGAAGTGTTGTAATTCTTTTAGGTTCTAATATTGAGTGTTTAATAGTAGGACTTGTAACATTATTCTGGTATAACGGAATTTATACTCCGTTAAAAAAAGTTACTCCCTTCGCTATTATTCCGGGTGCATTAGTAGGAGCTTTGCCTCCTGTAGCAGGATGGGTTGCAAGCGGAGCGGATATAGCAAATCCAAACATCTGGGTGCTTGCACTATATATGTTCATGTGGCAGATTCCTCACTTCTGGATTTTAGTTATGATTTACGGTGAAGATTATGAAAAAGGCGGTTATCCTACATTGAAAAGTAAATTTTCTTCTGAGCAGTTAAAGAAGATTACTTTCTTTTGGATTTTACCGACTGTTAGTGTTGCTCTTTTAATTCCTGTTTCAGGAATGCTGAATTTTAATATCACAAGTTTTGTAATTTTTGCTTTATCAGTATGGTTCATTTACGAGTCTTATAAATTTCTTACTTCACCTGCTGAAAAGAAAAATTTACTTAACACATTTGTTAGAATAAATATTTATACACTTGTAATAATTACATCTGTTTCAATAGATAAATTAGTAAAAATACTATAA
- the coxB gene encoding cytochrome c oxidase subunit II, which translates to MRPNIIAQTDETMMFIIGCSIILLLLVTVSMVYFCFRYSRKKNPVAENIHGNTTLEITWTVLPTILVMVMFFYGYNGYKNLRDIPADAYVIKVTGQMWKWTFEYPETKKKSDTLFVPVGKNIKMEIQSNDVNHSFYIPSQRVKEDAIPGKTNRLWFNPEHEGRYDIACAEYCGMNHSYMYAVLMVIPVDKFEKWVKELPVPDTTKKTTDSLKTGGMKDSLKTTSTPVDTTKKGTDTTKKDMKTPPDAIKKDSVKK; encoded by the coding sequence ATGAGACCCAATATAATAGCACAAACAGATGAAACAATGATGTTCATTATCGGCTGTTCGATTATACTCCTGCTGCTGGTAACGGTATCAATGGTTTATTTCTGCTTCAGATACAGCAGAAAAAAGAATCCTGTTGCAGAAAATATTCACGGAAATACAACACTTGAAATTACATGGACTGTCCTTCCGACAATTCTTGTAATGGTAATGTTTTTCTATGGATACAACGGCTATAAAAATTTAAGAGATATACCTGCTGACGCATATGTGATCAAAGTAACAGGTCAGATGTGGAAATGGACCTTTGAATATCCTGAAACAAAGAAAAAAAGCGATACTCTTTTTGTGCCTGTAGGTAAGAATATCAAGATGGAAATTCAATCAAACGATGTTAATCACAGTTTCTATATTCCATCACAAAGAGTTAAAGAAGATGCTATACCCGGAAAGACAAACAGACTCTGGTTTAACCCTGAGCATGAAGGAAGATATGATATAGCCTGTGCTGAGTACTGCGGAATGAATCACTCATATATGTATGCAGTATTGATGGTCATTCCTGTTGATAAATTTGAGAAGTGGGTAAAAGAATTACCTGTTCCAGACACAACTAAAAAGACCACAGATTCACTTAAGACTGGCGGTATGAAGGATTCGTTAAAGACTACATCAACTCCTGTTGATACAACAAAAAAAGGAACTGACACAACTAAGAAAGATATGAAGACTCCACCCGATGCAATTAAAAAAGATTCTGTTAAAAAATAG
- a CDS encoding cytochrome C oxidase subunit IV family protein produces MDIDTHKAEEHEAHAHGYGIYVLVFFGLLALTAVTVSVAGINLGSLTLTVALVIATIKTCLVANYFMHVKFDTPIFKVFIAVCIVIFATMIGLTFFDLIFRTP; encoded by the coding sequence ATGGATATAGATACACATAAAGCAGAAGAACACGAGGCACATGCTCACGGATACGGAATTTACGTTCTGGTATTCTTTGGGCTTCTTGCTTTGACGGCAGTGACTGTTTCAGTTGCAGGTATTAATCTTGGTTCACTGACATTGACTGTGGCTTTAGTAATTGCTACAATAAAGACATGTCTTGTGGCAAACTATTTTATGCACGTAAAATTTGACACGCCTATCTTTAAAGTTTTTATAGCAGTATGCATAGTAATTTTTGCAACAATGATAGGTTTAACATTTTTTGATTTAATTTTTAGAACTCCTTAA
- a CDS encoding cytochrome c oxidase subunit 3 family protein encodes MSQNSEVVVHQEHVHEAHAHVGEHVHRDDMGSKMGMWLFLFTEVLLFGGMFILYASYRFIYSDAYKVAAAELDTYIGTINTIILLASSCAVVLGIVALQRKNKGLCLGFLWFTQACGAAFMVNKYFEWTHKIHLGIYPKGPALADMSEGEVVFFGLYYVMTGLHGLHIIVGMIFIGTIMVMIQKNKITHDNYQKLENAGLYWHLVDVIWIFLFPLFYLIH; translated from the coding sequence ATGTCTCAAAATTCTGAAGTTGTCGTTCACCAGGAGCATGTACACGAAGCACATGCACATGTTGGTGAACATGTACATCGCGATGATATGGGTTCAAAAATGGGAATGTGGCTGTTCCTGTTTACAGAAGTTCTTCTTTTCGGCGGTATGTTTATTCTCTATGCGTCGTACAGATTTATCTACAGTGATGCATATAAAGTAGCGGCTGCTGAACTCGATACATACATAGGAACAATTAATACTATTATTCTTCTTGCGAGCTCATGCGCAGTAGTTCTTGGCATTGTTGCTTTACAAAGAAAAAATAAAGGACTTTGTTTAGGATTCTTATGGTTTACTCAGGCATGCGGCGCAGCATTTATGGTGAATAAATATTTTGAATGGACACATAAAATTCATTTAGGTATTTATCCTAAAGGACCGGCTCTTGCAGATATGAGCGAAGGTGAAGTTGTATTCTTCGGATTGTATTATGTAATGACAGGACTTCACGGACTTCACATTATAGTAGGTATGATTTTCATCGGAACAATTATGGTAATGATTCAGAAAAATAAAATTACTCACGATAATTATCAGAAACTTGAAAATGCTGGATTATACTGGCACTTAGTTGATGTGATCTGGATTTTCTTATTCCCGTTATTCTATTTAATTCATTAA